One region of Peribacillus simplex genomic DNA includes:
- a CDS encoding energy-coupling factor ABC transporter permease yields the protein MKKDNWKILYFVILLLLVPKRAMAMHIMEGFLPIEWAIFWWAIILPFLILGYRSIRSKVKENPETKMILGLSGAFVFILSALKIPSVTGSSSHPTGVGLGSILFGPLAMSVVGSIVLLFQAVLLAHGGLTTLGANAFSMAVCGPFISYFVFKGATKLGWSFSLAVFLAAAFGDLGTYVVTSVQLALAFPSEVGGFMASFTKFAGIFALTQIPLAISEGLLTVVVMNFLKKYNLGELKLLRVLSKEAR from the coding sequence ATGAAAAAAGACAATTGGAAAATTCTTTATTTTGTCATTTTATTGCTTCTTGTACCAAAACGTGCTATGGCCATGCATATTATGGAGGGATTTTTACCGATTGAATGGGCCATATTCTGGTGGGCCATTATCCTTCCATTTTTAATCTTGGGTTACCGGTCGATTAGGTCCAAAGTAAAGGAAAACCCAGAAACAAAAATGATACTCGGCCTATCGGGAGCATTTGTATTCATATTATCGGCCCTGAAGATTCCTTCCGTTACAGGAAGTTCTTCACACCCTACAGGAGTTGGTTTGGGTTCCATATTATTCGGACCATTGGCCATGAGTGTCGTGGGTTCCATCGTACTGTTATTTCAAGCTGTATTACTGGCTCACGGAGGGTTGACGACATTAGGGGCCAATGCATTTTCCATGGCAGTATGCGGACCGTTCATTTCTTACTTTGTCTTCAAGGGCGCAACTAAATTGGGGTGGTCTTTTTCTCTTGCCGTTTTCTTGGCAGCTGCTTTTGGAGATTTAGGAACCTATGTGGTAACTTCCGTTCAACTTGCTCTTGCTTTTCCATCCGAGGTAGGGGGATTCATGGCCTCATTCACTAAGTTTGCAGGGATTTTTGCCCTGACCCAAATTCCCTTGGCAATCAGCGAGGGATTATTGACAGTCGTTGTGATGAATTTCTTAAAAAAATACAATCTAGGCGAATTGAAATTGCTGCGAGTTTTATCTAAGGAGGCCCGGTAA
- a CDS encoding energy-coupling factor ABC transporter substrate-binding protein yields MKKSLLLLFLVVILATIPLITQQGTEFGGADGEAEEAITKIHPEYKPWFNSIWEPPGAETESLLFALQAAIGAGFIGYFIGVMRQRNKQAKQAMPEESKHVTH; encoded by the coding sequence ATGAAAAAAAGTTTACTGCTGCTTTTCCTGGTCGTCATTCTTGCAACCATACCGTTAATCACCCAACAAGGAACGGAATTTGGCGGTGCAGATGGCGAAGCTGAAGAAGCCATCACTAAAATCCATCCGGAATATAAGCCATGGTTCAACAGTATTTGGGAGCCGCCAGGTGCAGAAACAGAAAGCTTATTATTTGCGCTTCAAGCTGCAATCGGAGCTGGTTTCATTGGATATTTCATTGGCGTAATGAGACAAAGGAATAAGCAAGCCAAACAAGCCATGCCCGAAGAATCCAAGCATGTTACTCATTGA
- a CDS encoding DMT family transporter, with protein sequence MAWFFLLIAGFAEIGSVISLKRADGFKKLLPSVACLFLGSLSFYFLSLSLTSIPVGTAYAIWTSIGSVGSVLAGMIFFNEPKSLRLTLFIMCIIAGAVGIKMTSGH encoded by the coding sequence ATGGCTTGGTTTTTTCTTCTTATTGCCGGATTTGCCGAGATTGGTAGTGTTATAAGCCTGAAACGTGCAGACGGGTTTAAAAAATTACTTCCCTCTGTAGCGTGTCTTTTTTTGGGGAGTTTAAGCTTTTATTTTCTTTCTTTGTCATTAACTTCTATTCCAGTGGGGACTGCCTATGCAATATGGACCAGTATCGGCTCTGTTGGAAGTGTTTTAGCAGGAATGATCTTCTTTAATGAACCTAAAAGTTTAAGATTAACCCTATTTATTATGTGTATTATTGCAGGGGCTGTAGGTATTAAAATGACTTCTGGACATTAA
- a CDS encoding DMT family transporter, producing MAWIYIIMAGLLEIVWVIGLKYSHGFTKIIPSIVTVVIIIYSFFLLSKALHSIPLGTGYAVFTGLGTVGTVVIGMLFLGETINPLKVFFMALMILGIIGIKTNPAQPKH from the coding sequence ATGGCATGGATATATATCATAATGGCAGGACTTTTGGAAATCGTCTGGGTGATCGGTCTTAAATATTCTCACGGATTCACCAAAATTATACCTAGTATAGTAACGGTAGTTATTATAATCTATAGTTTCTTTTTACTTTCAAAAGCTTTACATTCCATTCCCTTAGGAACTGGTTACGCCGTTTTTACTGGATTGGGAACGGTGGGAACAGTAGTAATTGGGATGCTTTTTTTGGGAGAGACCATTAATCCACTAAAAGTATTTTTTATGGCTTTAATGATATTGGGTATAATTGGAATAAAAACCAATCCAGCACAACCTAAACATTAA
- a CDS encoding alanine/glycine:cation symporter family protein gives MGMLEKFISETNDVLWSSILIIMLIGLGLYFSVRTKFVQFRMVGEMFRLLGEGATSEKKGVTSFQAFCISTASRVGTGNLAGVAIAITMGGPGAVFWMWLIALIGSASAFIESTLAQIYKVKDGDAFRGGPAYYMEKALNARWMGITFAVLISLTFGLAFNSVQANTISSAFNESFGIEKWVTGLILAAVTAVIIFGGIKMIAKVSEVIVPIMAGAYVIVALIIIIMNITELPGVFALIFESAFNGIKEVAGGVLGAAMMQGIKRGLFSNEAGMGSAPNAGATADVSHPVKQGLIQSLGVFVDTLIICSSTAFIILFSGLYTSKETDGIVLTQNALGTALGSWAGIFLAIIVLLFAFSSIVGNYYYGESNIGFINENKVWLNIYRIAVVGMVIFGSLASLKFVWGLADLLMALMAIINLIAIALLGKIAFAALADYQKQKKSGKNPVFHVNNIKGLKNVECWGDPSDDVDVYKES, from the coding sequence ATGGGGATGTTAGAAAAATTTATTAGTGAGACAAATGATGTGTTATGGTCATCCATTTTGATCATCATGTTGATTGGATTGGGCCTTTATTTTTCCGTACGCACGAAGTTTGTCCAATTCAGGATGGTTGGGGAAATGTTCAGACTTTTGGGGGAAGGAGCCACGTCGGAAAAAAAGGGTGTGACATCCTTTCAGGCATTTTGCATAAGCACGGCTTCCAGGGTAGGAACGGGTAACCTTGCAGGTGTTGCCATCGCAATCACGATGGGCGGCCCAGGAGCCGTTTTCTGGATGTGGTTAATAGCATTGATCGGATCTGCTTCAGCTTTCATTGAAAGTACACTTGCTCAAATCTATAAGGTCAAGGATGGGGATGCATTCCGCGGAGGGCCTGCATATTATATGGAAAAAGCTTTGAACGCCCGATGGATGGGCATCACGTTCGCTGTGTTGATTTCGCTTACATTTGGACTTGCTTTCAACTCGGTTCAAGCCAATACGATTTCAAGCGCATTCAATGAATCTTTTGGAATCGAAAAGTGGGTTACGGGTCTCATTCTAGCTGCCGTCACAGCTGTCATCATTTTTGGCGGTATCAAAATGATTGCAAAGGTATCTGAAGTCATCGTCCCGATTATGGCAGGAGCCTATGTGATAGTGGCGTTGATTATCATCATCATGAATATTACCGAGTTACCGGGTGTTTTTGCTCTGATCTTTGAAAGTGCATTTAATGGAATAAAAGAAGTGGCTGGCGGAGTACTGGGTGCTGCCATGATGCAGGGAATCAAGCGTGGCCTATTTTCAAATGAAGCCGGGATGGGTAGTGCACCTAATGCTGGAGCGACGGCAGATGTAAGTCATCCCGTCAAACAAGGACTCATTCAGTCACTGGGTGTTTTTGTCGATACGCTCATCATTTGCAGTTCGACTGCCTTCATCATTTTGTTCTCAGGTCTATATACATCGAAAGAAACGGATGGAATCGTCCTTACCCAAAATGCACTTGGTACGGCATTGGGGTCTTGGGCTGGTATTTTCCTTGCCATTATCGTACTGTTATTCGCCTTCAGTTCCATTGTCGGCAACTATTATTATGGAGAGTCGAACATCGGCTTCATCAATGAAAATAAGGTTTGGTTAAACATCTATCGTATCGCAGTAGTAGGGATGGTGATATTCGGTTCGCTTGCCTCACTGAAATTTGTTTGGGGCCTAGCTGACTTGCTGATGGCACTCATGGCCATTATAAACCTGATCGCCATAGCCTTACTTGGGAAGATTGCTTTTGCTGCACTGGCGGATTATCAAAAGCAAAAGAAAAGTGGAAAAAATCCTGTTTTCCATGTGAACAATATTAAAGGTTTGAAGAATGTGGAATGTTGGGGAGACCCATCCGATGATGTGGATGTGTATAAGGAGAGCTAA
- the cbiQ gene encoding cobalt ECF transporter T component CbiQ → MEKMIFALSLLLFSLTVRDMAVSLITFTVMSALIIFAARIPLSYYLKLLLLPGFFILSGTITILFSFTSKPTSISNIWWSWKAGNWQIFISDDSIGTVINLITVVFGSISCLYFLTLTTPITVILSVLRKLKVPSLLIDLIELTYRFIFIFLDTAVAIHLSQASRLGYGSIRQGIRSLGLLISSLFLGVFQRSAQLTMAMNARGYQENLSYIDDTYTYSSRNWLIAIIILGSLIFIYGYM, encoded by the coding sequence TTGGAAAAAATGATTTTTGCACTCTCCCTTTTGCTTTTTTCCTTAACTGTAAGGGATATGGCCGTTTCGCTCATCACTTTTACGGTGATGAGTGCTTTAATCATTTTTGCGGCAAGAATCCCACTTTCTTATTATCTGAAATTACTCTTACTACCGGGGTTCTTTATATTATCAGGTACAATTACGATCCTTTTTTCTTTTACAAGCAAACCCACTTCAATATCCAATATATGGTGGTCCTGGAAAGCCGGAAACTGGCAAATATTCATCAGCGATGACAGCATTGGTACAGTGATCAATTTAATCACTGTCGTATTTGGCAGTATAAGCTGTTTATATTTCTTAACCTTAACAACACCCATTACCGTCATTCTATCCGTGCTGCGAAAACTTAAAGTGCCATCTTTATTGATCGATTTAATAGAATTGACCTATCGCTTCATCTTTATTTTTTTAGATACAGCTGTGGCCATTCACCTATCACAAGCTTCACGACTTGGATATGGCTCGATAAGGCAAGGCATTCGATCTCTCGGGTTACTAATCTCATCATTATTTTTGGGAGTATTCCAGCGCTCTGCGCAATTGACGATGGCCATGAATGCAAGAGGATATCAGGAGAACCTATCATATATCGATGATACTTACACCTATTCCTCCCGCAATTGGCTGATCGCCATTATCATACTAGGAAGCTTAATCTTTATTTATGGATATATGTAA
- a CDS encoding chromate transporter — translation MMELWELFSTFFIIGFVSFGGGYAMIPVIGSEVSQHGWMTTQQFTDVIAISGMSPGPITTNSAILVGYSTAGLAGAISSALGILLPAIIVIIVIATFFSKLNHYPIIQSMFYGLRPIVTSLILFAAISFASSNHMIAMNFSWHTISLLLVFGLSLFALLKLRWHPAYVLILSGLVGVVFYS, via the coding sequence ATGATGGAATTGTGGGAGTTGTTTAGCACCTTCTTTATTATCGGATTTGTATCGTTTGGAGGGGGATACGCCATGATTCCCGTAATAGGATCTGAAGTCTCACAGCATGGTTGGATGACGACGCAACAATTTACCGATGTAATCGCCATTTCCGGCATGTCCCCAGGTCCTATCACCACCAATAGTGCCATTCTCGTTGGCTATTCGACTGCTGGATTAGCAGGAGCCATATCATCTGCTCTCGGAATCCTGCTTCCTGCAATTATAGTCATAATCGTTATAGCCACCTTCTTCAGCAAATTGAATCATTATCCAATTATTCAATCGATGTTTTATGGACTAAGACCCATTGTCACTAGTTTAATCCTTTTTGCAGCGATAAGTTTTGCCAGTTCCAATCATATGATAGCCATGAACTTTTCATGGCATACGATAAGCTTATTACTTGTTTTTGGATTATCATTATTTGCCTTATTGAAATTACGATGGCATCCAGCTTATGTCCTTATTCTTTCTGGATTAGTTGGTGTTGTTTTCTATTCATAA
- a CDS encoding YozQ family protein: MDSKQSKNESSEIAGRIYDVSDYKREDAVSSGLATTHEQVSDTYAEGEIKAVIDDVNGKDIEIKKEGTEEERK, encoded by the coding sequence ATGGATAGCAAGCAATCAAAAAATGAATCTTCAGAAATTGCTGGAAGAATATATGACGTCAGTGATTATAAACGGGAGGATGCTGTATCTTCGGGATTGGCTACAACCCACGAACAAGTCTCGGATACTTACGCGGAAGGCGAGATAAAAGCAGTCATTGATGATGTAAATGGAAAGGATATTGAGATTAAAAAAGAAGGAACTGAGGAAGAAAGGAAATGA
- a CDS encoding (2Fe-2S) ferredoxin domain-containing protein: MTTWNLQGTDTHLLICNGSSCMKKGGEEVTQAIRDEITSKGLDMKIHTTRTRCNGRCKDACVVIEYPQGRWYRVDTPDYGRKIVSNIDDGEFVPQMIYQFSDGEMTPNPDFPAHTGISKNKS; the protein is encoded by the coding sequence ATGACTACTTGGAACTTGCAGGGTACTGATACGCATCTGTTGATTTGCAATGGAAGCAGTTGCATGAAAAAAGGCGGGGAAGAAGTAACCCAAGCGATTCGCGATGAAATTACTTCAAAGGGACTGGATATGAAAATCCATACTACCAGGACACGCTGTAACGGAAGATGTAAGGACGCCTGCGTGGTAATTGAGTATCCCCAAGGGAGATGGTATCGGGTGGATACCCCAGATTACGGTCGGAAGATTGTAAGTAATATCGATGATGGGGAGTTTGTACCACAGATGATCTACCAATTCAGTGATGGGGAAATGACCCCTAATCCGGATTTTCCTGCTCATACGGGTATTTCAAAGAACAAATCGTAA
- a CDS encoding Cof-type HAD-IIB family hydrolase → MSFIAIDLDGTLLNDQNEISDENIKAIQYAQDRGFEVVISTGRAYFDVQTICEKAGISPFVIGTNGATIHSKSGKCISSITITKDRVESILQWLDERNYYYEVFTDKAIYTLKKGREHFHNEIKSLKSADLNTDMKELVEVAERQFDQFGYVLVENYHDILKQEEEFYNVLACSFDKKKLEEAWNQFKQFDELMVVSSADHNIEITSKRASKGMALEKLAFLMNGSLDQAMAIGDSNNDLSMFQKVGYSVAMGNAKDAIKAVCTTTTMKNDENGVAYAIYRYMENFVVQK, encoded by the coding sequence ATGAGTTTCATTGCGATAGATTTAGACGGAACATTATTAAACGACCAGAATGAAATTAGTGATGAAAATATAAAGGCGATTCAATATGCCCAAGATAGAGGCTTTGAAGTAGTTATTTCAACAGGGCGGGCTTATTTTGATGTTCAAACAATTTGTGAAAAAGCCGGGATTTCCCCATTTGTAATCGGGACAAATGGCGCAACCATTCATTCCAAAAGCGGAAAGTGCATTTCTTCTATTACGATAACTAAAGATCGTGTCGAATCTATTCTCCAATGGTTAGATGAACGTAATTATTATTACGAAGTGTTTACTGATAAAGCCATTTATACTCTTAAAAAGGGAAGAGAACATTTCCATAATGAGATTAAAAGTTTGAAAAGCGCCGATTTGAATACAGATATGAAAGAATTAGTTGAAGTAGCGGAAAGGCAATTTGACCAGTTTGGATATGTTTTAGTTGAAAACTATCATGATATCTTAAAACAGGAGGAAGAATTCTATAACGTATTAGCATGTTCTTTTGATAAAAAGAAATTAGAGGAAGCATGGAACCAATTCAAACAGTTTGATGAGTTGATGGTTGTTTCATCTGCTGATCATAACATTGAAATTACTAGTAAAAGAGCTTCAAAAGGAATGGCCCTTGAAAAATTGGCTTTTTTGATGAATGGCTCCTTAGATCAGGCTATGGCAATCGGGGACAGCAACAATGATTTATCCATGTTCCAGAAAGTTGGATACAGCGTAGCGATGGGAAATGCGAAAGATGCCATAAAAGCTGTTTGTACAACGACAACCATGAAAAATGATGAGAACGGGGTAGCTTATGCGATTTATCGATATATGGAGAACTTCGTGGTTCAAAAATAA
- a CDS encoding DeoR/GlpR family DNA-binding transcription regulator — MSVLPEERKNEILKELNKMGKVKVMELVDQFNVSEETIRRDLMILEEKGLLKRVYGGAIKTVFEFEEPPFKQRTTVNQEAKIKVGKKAVELISNGDVIAIDVGTTMLEFAQCIENKVDITILTNSLPVSSMLTELLNENKFTGQILLLGGQIDPKHQSISGGLTEQMLNQFNIDKAFISAGGVSIQNGVSNYHLHETLVSRKMVEVSKQVILLTDYSKIGVDTFSKVCPLEKVDVIVCEQPFPEEWRNHSKLEEINWIQA, encoded by the coding sequence ATGTCTGTTTTGCCAGAAGAAAGAAAGAATGAAATTTTAAAAGAACTTAACAAAATGGGAAAAGTTAAAGTAATGGAATTAGTTGATCAATTTAATGTTTCAGAGGAAACGATTCGACGCGATTTGATGATATTAGAGGAAAAAGGGCTTTTAAAGAGGGTTTACGGTGGAGCGATTAAAACAGTCTTTGAATTTGAGGAGCCTCCATTTAAACAGCGTACAACGGTGAATCAAGAAGCAAAAATTAAGGTTGGGAAAAAAGCAGTAGAACTCATTTCTAACGGAGATGTGATTGCCATTGATGTAGGGACAACCATGCTTGAATTTGCGCAGTGTATCGAAAATAAAGTAGACATTACGATTTTAACCAATTCTCTTCCTGTGTCGTCTATGTTAACCGAATTGCTCAATGAAAATAAGTTTACAGGACAAATTCTATTACTAGGCGGACAAATTGATCCAAAGCATCAATCTATAAGCGGCGGTCTCACTGAACAAATGTTAAATCAATTTAATATTGATAAAGCGTTCATTTCAGCTGGTGGTGTTTCTATTCAAAATGGGGTTAGTAATTATCATTTACATGAAACATTAGTTTCACGCAAGATGGTCGAGGTATCAAAGCAAGTTATATTGCTAACGGATTACTCTAAAATTGGTGTCGACACATTTAGTAAAGTTTGTCCTCTAGAAAAAGTCGATGTGATTGTCTGTGAGCAACCATTTCCAGAGGAATGGAGAAATCATTCAAAATTAGAGGAGATCAATTGGATTCAAGCATAG
- a CDS encoding energy-coupling factor ABC transporter ATP-binding protein has protein sequence MEEHIFNIEGLTHQFADGTFAIKDLSLTIQQGKKIALLGNNGAGKSTLFLHLNGLLQPTSGTIRYKGKKIKYDRKALLSLRKQVGIVFQDPDSQLFSANVQQDISFGPMNLGWERNVVHEKVQWAMAQTEVTELKDRPTHFLSLGQKKRVAIAGVLAMEPDVWLLDEPTAGLDPYFSRQIMSLLDSIHHPDKTIILSTHDVNLAYQWADEVVVMNDGKVIYQGDPVSVFHDEAVLMRAHLEKPWVFEMFQALLQSRIPAEKDLVPRTKEELLRKMERERIY, from the coding sequence ATGGAAGAGCATATTTTTAATATAGAGGGCCTCACCCATCAATTCGCAGATGGAACGTTCGCTATCAAAGATCTTTCACTAACCATTCAACAAGGTAAAAAGATTGCATTATTAGGCAATAATGGAGCCGGCAAATCGACTCTGTTCCTCCATTTAAATGGTCTTTTACAACCAACATCAGGAACTATCAGATATAAGGGCAAGAAAATTAAATATGACCGTAAAGCATTATTATCATTAAGAAAACAAGTCGGGATCGTTTTTCAAGATCCCGATTCTCAGCTTTTTTCCGCTAATGTGCAACAGGATATTTCGTTTGGACCGATGAATTTAGGATGGGAAAGAAACGTAGTCCACGAGAAAGTACAATGGGCGATGGCTCAAACGGAAGTAACGGAATTGAAGGACAGACCCACCCATTTTTTGAGCTTAGGGCAAAAAAAACGTGTCGCCATTGCAGGGGTATTAGCCATGGAACCCGATGTCTGGCTCTTGGACGAGCCTACCGCTGGATTGGATCCTTATTTCTCGCGACAGATCATGTCTCTGCTGGACAGTATTCACCATCCTGACAAAACGATAATTCTATCAACCCATGATGTTAATTTGGCCTATCAATGGGCTGATGAAGTCGTTGTCATGAACGATGGTAAGGTCATATACCAAGGGGACCCTGTATCCGTTTTTCATGATGAAGCCGTTCTGATGAGGGCACACCTGGAGAAGCCGTGGGTTTTTGAAATGTTTCAAGCCCTTCTTCAATCAAGGATACCCGCAGAAAAGGACCTTGTCCCAAGAACGAAGGAAGAGTTACTTCGAAAAATGGAGAGAGAAAGAATTTATTAA
- a CDS encoding chromate transporter, whose amino-acid sequence MTMKGQWKTLLQLFWTFFKIAPVTFGGGFAMIPLIEKEVVEKRKWLKSEEVTDVFALSQSVPGAVAVNSATFIGHRIAGMKGAMAAMIGVTLPTFLIVLLLGILYFFIQDNPKIESAFISIRASIVAIIAYAAIKIGKTAIVDKSTLGILIVGIPILFFIHPVLAILAGAIAGVVTISIKRKLGYKINMDRKERKEEENDFEYFMGAGI is encoded by the coding sequence ATGACAATGAAAGGACAATGGAAAACACTGCTCCAATTATTTTGGACCTTTTTTAAAATAGCACCTGTCACATTCGGAGGCGGGTTTGCGATGATCCCTTTAATCGAAAAAGAAGTAGTGGAGAAGAGAAAATGGCTGAAAAGCGAAGAAGTTACGGATGTTTTTGCATTATCTCAGTCTGTACCGGGAGCTGTCGCCGTTAACTCCGCCACCTTTATCGGCCATCGAATTGCCGGAATGAAGGGCGCAATGGCGGCTATGATCGGTGTTACACTTCCTACCTTTTTAATTGTACTGCTCCTCGGCATTTTGTATTTTTTCATTCAGGATAATCCAAAGATAGAATCCGCATTCATATCGATTAGAGCTTCCATAGTTGCCATCATCGCCTATGCGGCTATCAAGATAGGAAAAACGGCTATTGTTGACAAATCAACATTAGGTATATTAATAGTGGGGATCCCAATCCTTTTTTTCATTCACCCTGTTTTAGCTATATTAGCAGGCGCGATAGCAGGTGTTGTGACCATCTCTATTAAGAGGAAATTAGGTTACAAAATCAACATGGACCGAAAAGAAAGGAAAGAAGAAGAGAATGATTTCGAATATTTCATGGGTGCAGGCATATAG
- a CDS encoding LysR family transcriptional regulator: MKLENLKVFCLVVDEGSISQAARLSFLSQPAVTRQIHQLENFYNTLLFDREEGRLRVTEAGKLLYPFAKAMVNDFNHSKEVIQQSVGEYNLNLIVGASLTIGEYLLPSLLGRFKKQQPEIKVTLTIKNTPRVLEDLSNDVIDLALVEGLVDNTDFIVEKFADDELILVCPPDHTWRDRKEIQVEELGNERMIWRESISGTRLIVENMLREHGILEKIENYMEIGSTQAIKSAVEAGLGISILPRLSLARELDQGFLLEVGISGINITRDLWLVRKNKRFNKIGVSNFVNFLQ, encoded by the coding sequence TTGAAATTAGAAAATCTAAAAGTGTTTTGTTTAGTGGTGGATGAAGGAAGCATAAGCCAGGCAGCGAGGTTAAGTTTCTTATCTCAACCGGCGGTAACAAGACAGATTCACCAATTGGAAAATTTTTATAACACTTTGTTATTTGACCGTGAGGAAGGGAGGCTAAGGGTGACAGAAGCAGGAAAGTTGTTATACCCTTTTGCAAAAGCTATGGTGAATGACTTCAACCATTCAAAAGAAGTGATTCAGCAATCAGTGGGCGAGTACAATTTAAACCTCATAGTAGGTGCATCCCTGACTATCGGCGAGTATTTATTGCCAAGCTTGCTGGGGAGATTTAAAAAACAGCAGCCTGAAATAAAAGTGACATTAACGATAAAAAATACCCCTCGAGTTCTGGAGGATTTATCAAACGATGTCATTGATTTGGCCTTGGTGGAAGGACTCGTGGATAACACCGATTTTATTGTAGAAAAGTTCGCAGATGACGAATTGATATTGGTTTGTCCACCCGACCACACATGGAGAGACAGAAAAGAAATCCAGGTAGAGGAATTGGGAAATGAAAGGATGATCTGGCGTGAATCCATTTCAGGGACACGACTTATCGTAGAAAACATGTTAAGGGAGCATGGGATTTTAGAAAAAATAGAAAACTACATGGAGATTGGAAGTACACAAGCGATAAAAAGTGCAGTCGAAGCTGGACTTGGAATCAGTATTCTGCCAAGGTTGTCATTGGCCAGGGAATTGGATCAAGGTTTTTTGCTGGAAGTCGGTATTTCCGGTATAAATATAACAAGAGATCTATGGCTAGTCAGAAAAAACAAGCGTTTTAATAAAATAGGTGTGTCTAATTTTGTGAATTTTCTTCAATAG